The window TCTGCAATGGAGTACCCGGAACTCATCTGGTGCGCCGAGCACGGGATGCCGtgtttcttcagcttctccgcaAACCCAAGCAGACCGACGTGCGCCGGCGGCTCATCGACCATCGTGTATTTGTATCCACCGGAGATATACCCATATGCCCACCGAGGCACAAGCAACGGGAATCCCACGAGTTCAGCATAGCTCCGGACTACGTCCTTGATCGTCTTGCCGACAAGCAGGTACTGCTCTAGACCCCCGTAGTCCTGGCGATATACCTTGAAGTGACCCCACAGCCCGTCGATTTCCGAGCCAACAGACCACATGCCTCGGGCATGAGCTGTCGAGAATAACGCCACGCAGCCTTCGGGCGTGGCCTTGATCAGCAATGGCATATGCTTGTAGAGCGGATCGGAGTTATACACATCATATCCGAAACAGTCTGTGGCAGAGAGCAGGAAGTTGCGCCCGGTGAGATCCATCGGCGCTTGCTTCTCACCAAGTCCGACATGGAGCGCGGCTTGGTCATGCTGCGAGTAGTTCGCGATCCCCGCTGCGTCGGTAACGTATGAGCGCAATGGAAGATCGCGGTGCAGGGGCTTGTCATCGGAGCCTGTCCAGGATAGTGAGAGGACGGGGCTATGTGCCCATTCAATCGAGGCAGTAATGTCGCCGACACTTATTGTCTTGGAGCAGGCATCGGTCTTGGTGAAGACATTCACATTGTGTAGATCGGTGGCCGGCCTTGTGACGCTGGGATACGGCGGGATGGGACGGCCCGCGGAGGTGAATGTCACCCGGAACAGGTTCTGGCGGACGGTCTCGAAGGTGAAGTCGAATTCGCCCTTGGTGCTGGTCGAGCGAAGATGTAGCGAGGTCTCCTCATGCGCTGCTAGCACGGGCACTGGCTGGTATCCTCGCGGACAGACTTCTTTCTGAGGCATGATGTTTCGGATCGAAAATCAAAGTCAATGACCAAAAAAGACCTGCGATTGAAGCTGCATTTGTATCGTTCTCTCCCATTTGCCCCGCGGTCCTCATTAGACCGAGGGGTGGGTGAAGAACGGAGATCGGGACTCATCACCGATCCTCTGCGGCACCCCGGATCCTGGCTTCCCCACATCCCCGGACTGCATACGAGGAGATAATCCACACGGGTCGGCCCAGACATCCGAAAGCCGACTGCTAAACCATGCTaagcagcagctccggctcGTTGTCACCAAAGCCCCTCTCATGACGGCCAACTGATTGGGCCGCGCGGAGGTTGTCCGGCATCGAGTCAGGCCGCGGCACTAGACATGGTAGTCGGGATTGGGGGGTTTCGTCCGAGGAGGAAGTAAGGTTTGCTCCCCCATGGGGTGGCGGGCTCCATAACTAGAAGGGCGTTTCTCTTGTTCCTAGTcattcttcatctttcttcccaaGTGCCAGCCATGTCACAGACAGGCGCCCCaaaacagcagcaggatgAGCAAGTGGAATCCATTGACGCAGCACCACATTCTGCGCCTGGTCCCGACCGCAACATGAAAGAAGACCAGGCACTGGAACTGATCGAGGACATAGGTCACTCGACTATTCTGACCCCCGAGAACAACGCGCACGTCCTGAGAAAGATCGACCTCAGACTCCTCCCTATTCTTTTAGGGATTTATTTTCTTCAGCAGCTCGACAAGTCGACTCTCGCATATGCATCCGTCTTTGGGATTATTGAAAAAGCCCACCTCCATGGCCAGGACTATTCCTGGCTGGGCTCGGTGGTTTACCTTGCCCAGCTCGTCGCCCAGCCGTTGGTGGCATATTGTCTGGTCACTTTGCCGCTAGGAAAATTTCTGGCGGTATCGACTCTTCTTTGGGGGATCATGCTTTCCTGTATGACGGCGGCAGACAGCTTTGGGAGTCTGCTGGCTTGCCGATTGCTTCTTGGTCTGTTTGAGGCGGGAATAGGTgggtcttttctttttgggcGAAAGATATAGAAGGCCCTAATATAAGGCGGCAGCACCGGCCTTTATTGCTGTGACCCAGATGTGGTATCGACGACGTGAGCAGCCTGTGAGACTGGGATCATGGTATGCAATGAACGGGGTTGTCAATATGGTAGGAGCTTGTTCAAGTATACTTTGATCTGGATATTGACATGCATTACAGTTTGGCAGCTTGTTAACTTGGGGACTTGGACATATCAATTCGCCCGTCTTAGCTCCTTACCAGGTGAGTTTTGCCTCTCATTGCAAAGACATGTGCTAAGTCTCTATAGattattttccttttctttggTCTCATCACCGTCGGGCTCTCCTTGGTCATACTGTGAGAGTCTTTTTTCCTTCCCGGGAAACCCTGTCTGACATTTACAAAAGCATCTACATGCCAGATTCCCCTATAAAGTCCAaatttcttcaagaagaGGATAAGCTGGTGGCTATTGAGAGGTAACCACGTGTGCCCCAAGTGTTGGAAGACTGACTGACATTCCTATAAGACTCCGCATGAACCAACAAGGTTTCGAAAGTGACAAATGGAAATGGGACCATGTCAAAGAAGCATGTCTCGACGTCAAGTCCTGGATCTGGTTTGCGTTGATGTTCTCAATCTCGTAAGACACTTTCCCAAAATTCTTCAGCTTGTTTAACTGATCAGTAACCAGAATCCCGAGCGGCGGTATCTCCACCTTCGGCCCCTTGATCATTGAGTCCTTTGGATTCAACAAATTCAACACCATTCTTTTCAATATCCCTTTTGGTGCTGTCCAGCTCGTTGCTACTATGGGCGGTGCCTGGCTGGCGACCATTTTGAAGATGAAGGGCCCGGTTTTGATTCTGCTATGCCTCCCACCCATTGCGGGATGTGTGATGCTGCTTCGTATTCCACATGATAATATGCATAAAGCTCCTTTGCTTGCAGGGTACTATATTGTAAGTGCAGTTCAAGTACCATGGACTTTGTTCACTAACCGAACCAGATCTCTGTTTACCCAGGAATCAGTAAGCGTTGACTGGATAACCAACTCTGAGCTAGACTGACCTCTTTCAAGCGCCCTTGATCTACTCATGGTCTGCGGCAAACACAGCCGGagagacgaagaagaaagtgacCACCGGTATCCTGGTCGTGGGTCAATGTATCGGTAATGTAGGCAGCCTGAATGCAGCAAAACAACCTCAAAATTTGACACAGCCAGGTGATTGGTCCGAATCTCTATACTACAGCAGAGGCTCCTCTCTATACGCGCGGGCTCACCTCAAAGTAAGTACAATCCCATTACCATGAACTTAAAGATCTAATGAGTGTTTAGCCTTGCAATGTTCTGCGTTTTGATTGTTCTCTGCACGTAAGTTCCGTTATATCCCAAAGTCTTCCACTACTAATTGGTACCTAGGTCAAACATGGCATATCTCACTGTCCTGAACAAGAAACACGAGAAGCGGCGCGTGGAACTAGGAAAGGATGCGAAACCCATAGACCATTCCATGCATGCTGTCGGTGCTGTAGAGGCAGACAAGGAGGACATGCCTGTTCAGGTTCTTGCTCAGGACAATGCGTTCAAGGACATGACAGACATGAAGAACGAGGATTTTGTATATGTATACTAGGTGATTGGGACTGGAAATGGGATAGTCTATTTTAGCTGAGCAAAATGGATAGTAGTCTATTTGATTTTTGAAGTGTTTAATTGCCCCCATTTCCCACAATCAAGCCCCGTCCGTGCTCCGTGAACTGACTCGGCGGAACTCCCGAACCCCGCGTTTGATGCGTTCTCTCCTCCCCGACTCTGTATACAGGCTCGGAACCGAGCAACGCAAGACGGCAATAGATCAGCGATGCAGTCAGATGAATCCTTGCATGTTGTTCCACCGCCAATTGGAAAAAAGCGCATCCCGGTATGCACTGCCCCGAGCTTAGGTTGTCTTGCAAGGACTGACATCTCATGGATTATCACCGTAGAAAGCATGCAGTGCATGTCGCCAATCGAAAGTGAGTATTAATTTACAGCAAGTTAGTTAATATTAACCATTTTTAAATGTAGGTTAAATGCGATGGAGAGAGACCTTGCACAAGGTGAGTTTCTTCCTCTCATTGGCGATGATCATACTAACAGAGCTATGCAGATGCCAAAAGCTAGATAAGCGGTGATTTTCTTCGAAATACCGAAAGATCCCGTTTCAGAGTAAGTGCCTCGTCTAAGAAGAATAAACGCCATGGCCACTGACAACCCTCTAGAAGACTTGAAGGCGTCGAGTCCGAGGTCCAACACCTCAGACAAAAGCTCAATGAGATACACCATCTACTCCACCGCAATCAATCTGATTCAAGGCCTGTATGTCAAGAGGAAGGTTCTTGCAACAGAGAGATACATAGTGCACAAGACCATGCTCGCCGTGGTTCATCATGCTCTCAGCTCACATATCCCCACGAAGGCCTTAATGCTTTAGCGGTGGCAGGCTCATCAAGATATGCAAATGGTTACTCGCAACAATCTATCTCCACACTCTCAGCCAGCGGTCTCTCAATGAACCCACCCTCTGATGCGCTGGGATTAAGTCCCGTTCACAGAAATAAGCGGAAACGTCCAGGATTTGAGATTCGGGATGAGCCTGTCTCGGATTTTATTGATAAAAGACTCATTACCATTGAATGTGCCGTGTCGTGTTTCAAGACGTGAGTTCTACTCTACGGAGAACACTTAGACCCAAAGAGCTAATTGAACTGCTAGGTTCTTTGAAGGCTGCGTGAGTATCGAACTTTCAAGCCCTGCATTTATGCTGACGATACATCTACATGAGTAGGATAGGTACATCCCAATCTTCGAACCAGAGCATGACACATTCAACTCTGTACGGTCTCGAAGCAGTATCCTCCTCAATGCTATTTGCACCATTGGCTGCATGGTAGAAACCAGTACGAACTTGCTTGGCCCCAACAAACACACCATATCTGATAATCTTATAAATAGGATCCGGCGGTCCCATGTCCGACATGCTACATGCCGAACTCAAGAAACGGATTAATGTGATTATTCAAAACAAACGCTTAAACTGCCTCGAGTCAGTGCAGGCATTGCTCGTGGTCGCTTGCTATTCAGCTGAACGTCTACTGATCCTATCCTTTGCAACCCGCATGGCCCTAGATTTGGGATTGCATGACGCCTTTGAAGAACTTACGCAGAGAATTTCGATTCGAGACACTGATGAGGGATGTAGCTTTGCAGACAcggatgtggaagaagagagacgCTTGATGAGGAAGTCGAGGACTTGGTTTGGACTCTTGGTTTTGGAACATATGTACAACACTTTCTTTTGCCTGTTGAGGGACTACAGTCACTAATTGGGATTAAGATTTTGTGTTGATGGTGGAAAGCCTCCCGGAGTCCGGTTGACGGGAAATCCTCGACGGTGCCGGGTTTTGCTTGGACACCCGTCGTCGACTGTGTTGGATCTGCGGTTGTTTTCTCAGGTGGAGGTAGGATTCCCGCAGAGCTGATTTAAGAGATATACTAACGTCCATCATTTATGGCAGCTCAACATCTTGAGAGGTATTGTGTTCCGTCTTCTTCTAGTATTCACACTCTCACCTACTTTGATAGCCACTATCAACGACACTCTAGGCACCGAAGCAGCACTTGACAGGGCAAGTATTGCTGACTTCGTTCACGACATCAAGATTGATCTGGATTTATGGCTTGAGTGAGTCTAATCTTTTTGGATCATATCAACACTAACTCTTGGTAGCGACTGGGTCCGCATAATCGGTATACTCTACCCCTCGAGTCCATGCTGCCCCTCACTAACCATTACGCTTGAAGAAAGCTCCACGGccgcaaaagaagagaaccCTTTTTCTCTACTTGCGTTGAAAGTCCAAAAATGCTGGACTGAAATGATGCTCAACTGCAAAGCTCTCCGAGCCATGGGCGTTGAGAACGTGGCGTAAGTACTGCCTTCCCAATCGAACTATACCA of the Penicillium psychrofluorescens genome assembly, chromosome: 1 genome contains:
- a CDS encoding uncharacterized protein (ID:PFLUO_001572-T1.cds;~source:funannotate), which translates into the protein MSQTGAPKQQQDEQVESIDAAPHSAPGPDRNMKEDQALELIEDIGHSTILTPENNAHVLRKIDLRLLPILLGIYFLQQLDKSTLAYASVFGIIEKAHLHGQDYSWLGSVVYLAQLVAQPLVAYCLVTLPLGKFLAVSTLLWGIMLSCMTAADSFGSLLACRLLLGLFEAGIAPAFIAVTQMWYRRREQPVRLGSWYAMNGVVNMFGSLLTWGLGHINSPVLAPYQIIFLFFGLITVGLSLVILIYMPDSPIKSKFLQEEDKLVAIERLRMNQQGFESDKWKWDHVKEACLDVKSWIWFALMFSISIPSGGISTFGPLIIESFGFNKFNTILFNIPFGAVQLVATMGGAWLATILKMKGPVLILLCLPPIAGCVMLLRIPHDNMHKAPLLAGYYIISVYPGITPLIYSWSAANTAGETKKKVTTGILVVGQCIGNVIGPNLYTTAEAPLYTRGLTSNLAMFCVLIVLCTSNMAYLTVLNKKHEKRRVELGKDAKPIDHSMHAVGAVEADKEDMPVQVLAQDNAFKDMTDMKNEDFVYVY